From the Lysobacterales bacterium genome, one window contains:
- a CDS encoding PrsW family intramembrane metalloprotease yields the protein MQWFIAFDGRSQGPFAAAEVLARIRGGQLPPGAVYWRNGLAGWIGPQEALPELTGSVAQPPALPALPVAATASSSRSAAKGLTDHIADLARVERLEGFSLGELLSATFQKQDPDAIERHFSTGLPETTPGLAQIETGWPKPWMFVRLLLLSVLLFGGAVFLAKTFGNPLLIPTIIVLGSLAAPMATVVFFYELNSPRNVSLYQVIRMLMIGGLVSIGFSLLLFELTAGLSWVGPPLAGLVEEIGKVVTVFVIARGLDARRYPYILNGLLFGACVGAGFAIFETMGYALSYLVETNGDFGAMMQIIIARGLLAPFAHVVWTALAAGALWRVKLDQPLRTDMLFHPRVLRMLAVVMPLHALWNLGLIDLPYFAKHLALGVIAWVIAFSLLQTGLKQIKAAQMAEAEGQAQLSGATAVFSRAGLIGALQKKP from the coding sequence ATGCAGTGGTTCATCGCGTTCGATGGTCGGTCGCAGGGACCGTTCGCCGCGGCCGAGGTGCTCGCCCGCATTCGCGGTGGCCAGTTGCCACCGGGCGCGGTCTACTGGCGCAACGGCCTGGCCGGATGGATCGGTCCGCAGGAAGCGCTGCCGGAACTGACGGGCAGCGTTGCGCAGCCTCCCGCATTGCCTGCCCTTCCGGTCGCGGCAACTGCATCGTCCTCCCGCTCGGCCGCCAAGGGCCTGACCGATCACATCGCCGACCTGGCAAGGGTCGAACGACTGGAGGGTTTCAGCCTCGGCGAGTTGTTGTCGGCGACCTTCCAGAAGCAGGATCCGGACGCGATCGAACGGCATTTTTCGACCGGGCTGCCCGAGACCACGCCCGGCCTCGCGCAGATCGAGACCGGCTGGCCGAAGCCATGGATGTTCGTGCGCCTGTTGCTGCTCTCGGTGCTGCTGTTCGGCGGCGCCGTGTTTCTCGCGAAGACCTTCGGCAATCCTTTGCTGATCCCGACCATCATCGTGCTCGGCAGCCTCGCGGCACCGATGGCGACGGTGGTGTTCTTCTACGAACTGAACTCACCCCGCAACGTGTCGCTGTATCAGGTCATCCGCATGTTGATGATCGGCGGGCTGGTGTCGATCGGTTTCTCGCTGCTGCTGTTCGAGCTCACCGCCGGCCTGAGCTGGGTCGGTCCGCCGCTGGCCGGCCTGGTCGAGGAGATCGGCAAGGTGGTCACCGTGTTCGTGATCGCGAGAGGGCTCGATGCTAGGCGCTATCCCTACATCCTCAACGGCCTGCTGTTCGGCGCCTGCGTCGGCGCCGGTTTCGCGATCTTCGAGACCATGGGTTATGCACTGAGTTATCTGGTCGAGACCAACGGCGACTTCGGCGCGATGATGCAGATCATCATCGCCCGCGGCCTGCTCGCGCCGTTCGCGCACGTGGTCTGGACGGCGCTGGCCGCAGGCGCATTGTGGCGCGTGAAGCTGGACCAGCCGCTGCGTACCGACATGCTGTTCCATCCGCGCGTGCTGCGCATGCTCGCCGTCGTGATGCCGCTGCATGCGTTGTGGAACCTCGGCCTGATCGACCTGCCCTATTTCGCCAAACACCTCGCGCTCGGCGTCATCGCGTGGGTCATCGCCTTCAGCCTGCTGCAGACCGGCCTCAAGCAGATCAAGGCCGCGCAGATGGCCGAGGCCGAAGGTCAGGCCCAGCTGAGCGGCGCGACCGCGGTGTTCAGTCGCGCGGGGCTGATCGGCGCGCTGCAGAAAAAGCCCTGA
- a CDS encoding RNA polymerase sigma factor, with amino-acid sequence MDYAELYRSESRAVLATLIRLLGDFDLAEEAMHEAFRLALEQWPRDGVPDKARAWLVSTGRFRAIDALRRQRRFDRLDPAQHDLAIEDSDAFAVEPVEDDRLRLIFTCCHPALSSDAQVALTLREVCGLTTEEIAAAFLTPAPTLAQRIVRAKAKIRDAGIPYEVPVRATLPERLDSVLRVIYLVFNEGYAASTGELLVRHELSAEAIRLGRLLVDLLPEPEAQALLALMLLQDSRRDARIDAGGELVLLEDQDRGLWLRAQIDEAIPLVERALRSRRFGAYAIQAAIAAIHAEADCAEATDWPQIVALYDVLLTMAPNPVVALNRAVAVAMRDGPEAGLVLIDALFARGELQDYRLAHAARADLCRRLGRVAEARLAYAQAIALGRPGPEQRFLQQRLDALEGSSL; translated from the coding sequence ATGGACTATGCCGAACTTTATCGCAGCGAATCGCGCGCCGTACTGGCTACCTTGATCCGGCTGCTGGGCGACTTCGATCTGGCCGAAGAGGCGATGCACGAGGCGTTCCGGCTGGCGCTGGAGCAATGGCCGCGCGACGGCGTGCCGGACAAGGCGCGGGCGTGGCTGGTGTCGACCGGACGCTTCAGGGCGATCGATGCGCTGCGTCGGCAGCGGCGATTCGACCGGCTCGATCCGGCACAGCATGATCTTGCGATCGAGGACAGCGATGCGTTCGCCGTCGAACCGGTCGAAGACGATCGTCTGCGCCTGATCTTCACCTGCTGTCATCCGGCCTTGTCCAGCGACGCCCAAGTGGCGCTGACCTTGCGCGAAGTCTGCGGCCTGACCACCGAGGAAATCGCCGCCGCGTTCCTGACGCCGGCGCCGACCCTGGCGCAGCGCATCGTGCGCGCCAAGGCGAAGATCCGCGATGCAGGAATTCCCTACGAGGTGCCGGTGCGCGCGACCTTGCCGGAGCGACTCGATTCGGTGCTGCGGGTGATCTATCTCGTCTTCAACGAAGGTTATGCGGCCAGCACCGGCGAGTTGCTGGTCCGGCACGAACTCAGTGCCGAGGCGATCCGCCTCGGGCGTTTGCTGGTGGACCTGCTGCCGGAGCCGGAAGCGCAGGCGCTGCTCGCGTTGATGCTGTTGCAGGATTCGCGACGCGATGCGCGCATCGATGCCGGCGGTGAACTGGTCCTGCTCGAGGACCAGGATCGCGGCCTGTGGCTGCGCGCGCAGATCGATGAAGCGATTCCGCTGGTCGAGCGCGCGCTGCGCAGCCGTCGTTTCGGTGCCTATGCGATCCAGGCCGCGATCGCCGCCATTCATGCCGAAGCCGATTGCGCCGAGGCAACCGACTGGCCGCAGATCGTGGCGCTGTACGACGTGCTGCTGACGATGGCGCCGAACCCGGTCGTCGCCCTCAACCGTGCCGTCGCCGTGGCGATGCGCGATGGTCCCGAAGCCGGACTGGTCCTGATCGACGCCTTGTTCGCACGCGGCGAACTCCAGGACTATCGCTTGGCCCACGCCGCCCGCGCCGACTTGTGCCGGCGTCTCGGTCGCGTTGCCGAGGCGCGCCTGGCCTACGCGCAGGCCATCGCGCTCGGCCGACCCGGCCCCGAACAGCGCTTTCTGCAACAACGACTCGACGCGCTGGAGGGATCAAGCCTCTAG
- a CDS encoding PepSY domain-containing protein codes for MILRSIAFTAALLAIGPVTATGLTTCDSGDPSTWKSQDALKEKLTGEGWQVRHMKEDGGCYEVYAIDDKGNRVEAYFHPVTFERVPTEHDAH; via the coding sequence ATGATCCTGCGTTCCATTGCGTTCACCGCTGCGTTGCTCGCCATCGGCCCGGTCACCGCCACCGGTCTCACCACCTGCGATTCGGGTGACCCGTCGACCTGGAAGAGCCAGGACGCACTGAAGGAGAAGCTCACTGGCGAAGGCTGGCAGGTGCGCCACATGAAAGAAGACGGCGGCTGCTACGAGGTCTATGCGATCGACGACAAGGGCAACCGCGTCGAGGCCTACTTTCATCCGGTCACGTTCGAACGCGTGCCCACCGAGCACGACGCGCACTGA
- a CDS encoding cytochrome b/b6 domain-containing protein: MTANADTASRSTVPVHDLLVRVVHLCFMAGVAAAWFTRHARGDWHEWIGYGVMGALAVRLLWGFIGRPPARFLRFVLGPVTTLRYAVAWVHGRAPRHLGHNPLGAWMIVALLLVLTVIVITGWMFTTDLWFGYAWVIRTHEIATWTLFALIPMHVGGVIHASRKHHENLVASMWHGRKPAATGDDVLP, translated from the coding sequence ATGACCGCGAACGCCGACACGGCGTCGCGCAGCACGGTGCCGGTCCACGACCTGCTCGTGCGTGTCGTGCACCTGTGTTTCATGGCCGGCGTGGCGGCGGCGTGGTTCACCCGCCACGCCCGCGGCGACTGGCATGAATGGATCGGCTACGGCGTGATGGGTGCGCTCGCGGTCCGCCTGCTCTGGGGCTTCATCGGCCGGCCGCCGGCGCGTTTCCTGCGTTTCGTCCTGGGGCCCGTGACGACCTTGCGTTATGCGGTGGCGTGGGTGCACGGGCGCGCGCCGCGCCATCTCGGTCACAACCCGCTTGGCGCGTGGATGATCGTGGCGCTGCTGCTGGTGCTCACGGTCATCGTCATCACCGGCTGGATGTTCACCACGGACCTCTGGTTCGGCTACGCCTGGGTCATCCGCACCCACGAGATCGCGACCTGGACCCTGTTTGCGCTGATCCCGATGCATGTCGGCGGCGTGATCCATGCGTCGCGCAAGCACCACGAGAACCTGGTCGCGTCGATGTGGCACGGCCGGAAGCCTGCCGCAACGGGCGACGACGTCCTGCCCTGA
- a CDS encoding glyoxalase/bleomycin resistance/extradiol dioxygenase family protein translates to MQGLFVNLPVTDLKRSIAFFEALGFAFNPQFSDDTAACLVLGENQYAMLLTHPKFAMFTPLPIADARLQTAHLVALSLADRAAVDRLADTAIAHGGRAFRAVEDMGFMYCRAVADLDGHVWELFHMDLDAFATLQAGA, encoded by the coding sequence ATCCAAGGCTTGTTCGTGAACCTGCCGGTGACCGACCTGAAGCGCAGCATCGCCTTCTTCGAGGCGCTCGGCTTCGCGTTCAATCCGCAGTTCAGCGACGACACCGCAGCCTGTCTGGTGCTGGGCGAGAACCAGTACGCGATGCTGCTCACGCACCCGAAGTTCGCGATGTTCACGCCGCTTCCGATTGCCGACGCGCGGCTGCAGACGGCCCATCTGGTCGCGCTGTCGCTGGCCGACCGCGCGGCGGTCGATCGTCTCGCTGACACCGCGATCGCCCACGGTGGCCGTGCCTTCCGTGCGGTCGAGGACATGGGCTTCATGTATTGCCGTGCTGTCGCGGATCTCGACGGTCATGTCTGGGAGCTGTTCCACATGGACCTCGACGCCTTCGCGACCCTGCAGGCCGGAGCTTGA
- a CDS encoding YciI family protein, which yields MKYLCLVYGEEDKIATMDDHECLACDAELRAGGHCIASEALQSVTTATTVRIRNGRLSVSDGPFAETKEALAGFYMIEARDLNEAIQLAAKIPPAKIGCVEIRPIRPIREQPRSGIRHD from the coding sequence ATGAAGTATCTCTGTCTGGTCTATGGCGAAGAAGACAAGATCGCGACGATGGACGACCACGAGTGCCTGGCCTGCGATGCCGAATTGCGCGCGGGCGGCCATTGCATCGCTTCGGAAGCGTTGCAGTCGGTCACGACCGCGACCACGGTGCGTATCCGCAACGGTCGGCTGTCGGTGTCCGATGGCCCGTTCGCGGAGACCAAGGAAGCGCTCGCGGGCTTCTACATGATCGAAGCGCGCGACTTGAACGAGGCGATCCAGCTGGCCGCGAAGATTCCGCCGGCCAAGATCGGTTGCGTCGAAATCCGCCCAATTCGCCCGATCCGCGAACAGCCGCGTTCGGGCATTCGCCACGATTGA
- a CDS encoding DUF1428 domain-containing protein, translating into MTRYVDGFVLPVPKANLAAYRKLSRKAGKIWKEYGALDYVECVADDVKPGKRTSFPQAVKLKDEETVVFSWITYASRQQRDRINKKVMADPRIAAMCKVEDMPFDGRRMIVGGFKSIVRM; encoded by the coding sequence ATGACGCGTTATGTCGACGGATTCGTGTTGCCGGTACCGAAGGCGAACCTCGCCGCGTACCGGAAGTTGTCGCGCAAGGCCGGCAAGATCTGGAAGGAATACGGCGCACTCGACTACGTCGAATGTGTGGCCGACGACGTCAAGCCCGGCAAGCGCACCTCGTTTCCGCAGGCGGTGAAACTGAAAGACGAGGAGACGGTCGTGTTCTCGTGGATCACCTACGCGTCGCGTCAGCAGCGCGACCGCATCAACAAGAAGGTGATGGCCGATCCGCGCATCGCCGCTATGTGCAAGGTCGAGGACATGCCCTTCGACGGCAGGCGCATGATCGTCGGGGGTTTCAAGTCGATCGTGCGGATGTAG
- the yedA gene encoding drug/metabolite exporter YedA, whose amino-acid sequence MILAALLSLYIVWGSTYLAIKWALVGFSPFGMAAIRFAAAGGLFYGWLRWRGVAAPTWAQWKNMAVMGTLLLGFGNGLVCYAEQYVGSGLTAVAIASMPLWAAMFGAMYGRWPTRRESVGLAIGFVGVILLNLGGDLAANPLGAIALLISPIAWAFGSVWSRGRDLPAPMMSTAAQMLIAAPILSLMTLLHGDGWIRPGIDALSIGALVYLAIFGSIIGFGAYVYLLDKVRPAIATSYAYVNPPIAVLFGVLLGGESLHRLDLIAMAIILAGVVLITWKR is encoded by the coding sequence ATGATCCTTGCCGCCCTGCTGTCGCTCTACATCGTCTGGGGCTCGACCTATCTCGCGATCAAGTGGGCGCTGGTCGGCTTCTCGCCGTTCGGCATGGCCGCGATCCGCTTCGCGGCCGCCGGCGGCCTGTTTTACGGGTGGCTGCGTTGGCGCGGCGTCGCGGCACCGACCTGGGCGCAGTGGAAGAACATGGCGGTGATGGGCACCCTGCTGCTCGGTTTCGGCAACGGGCTGGTGTGCTACGCCGAGCAATATGTCGGCTCCGGACTGACCGCGGTCGCCATCGCCAGCATGCCGCTGTGGGCCGCGATGTTCGGCGCGATGTATGGGCGCTGGCCGACCCGTCGCGAAAGTGTCGGACTTGCGATCGGCTTCGTCGGCGTGATCCTGCTCAATCTCGGCGGCGACCTTGCAGCCAATCCGCTGGGCGCAATCGCCCTGCTGATCTCGCCGATCGCCTGGGCTTTCGGCTCGGTCTGGAGCCGCGGCCGTGACCTGCCGGCACCGATGATGAGCACCGCGGCGCAGATGCTGATCGCAGCGCCGATCCTGTCGCTGATGACCCTGCTGCACGGCGACGGCTGGATCCGACCCGGCATCGACGCGCTGTCGATCGGCGCACTCGTCTACCTCGCGATCTTCGGCTCCATCATCGGCTTCGGTGCCTACGTTTATCTGCTCGACAAGGTGCGCCCGGCGATCGCGACCAGTTACGCCTACGTGAACCCGCCGATCGCGGTGCTGTTCGGCGTGCTGCTTGGTGGCGAATCCCTGCATCGCCTGGACCTGATCGCGATGGCGATCATCCTCGCCGGTGTCGTGCTGATCACCTGGAAGCGCTGA
- a CDS encoding Rieske 2Fe-2S domain-containing protein — translation MNDSLTPGGEIETVRRIALADIPEGGAVAAHLPSSTGGFDIILVRVGERVLGYHNECPHAGRRLDWAPGRFIVDKGHLVCAAHGAMFKLDNGFCTSGPCMGNGLVPIALTIEGGAVVLAQ, via the coding sequence ATGAACGACAGCCTCACACCGGGTGGCGAAATCGAGACCGTTCGTCGGATCGCGCTGGCCGACATCCCCGAGGGGGGCGCCGTCGCGGCGCACCTGCCATCCAGCACCGGCGGCTTCGATATCATCCTCGTGCGTGTCGGCGAGCGTGTGCTCGGCTACCACAACGAATGCCCGCATGCGGGGCGACGGCTGGATTGGGCGCCCGGTCGATTCATCGTCGACAAGGGCCATCTGGTCTGTGCCGCGCATGGCGCGATGTTCAAGCTCGACAACGGCTTCTGCACCTCGGGACCGTGCATGGGCAATGGCCTGGTGCCGATCGCGCTGACCATCGAAGGCGGCGCGGTGGTGCTGGCTCAGTAG
- a CDS encoding SLC13 family permease — MLSGLTLSGEMLLVLGLTTFTLVMFTLEWVRADVVALLVLVALGVTGIVPADQLFDGFAGNAVIAIMATMILGAGLDRTGVLNTAASHILRLSNGDERRLLLVLCGVTGLISAVMQNPAVTALFLPVVARISSRTGLPLSRLLLPMACCIILGGTITMVGNSPQILLNDLVLSVNRNLPSGADTIEPFSMFSIAPIGMALLLSGLAYFHWLWPKLMPSRDDERQVVTPGATASYFESTYGIEGEVVELMVPAESALIGLSIAEVEALPDTPLILAIKVGEEARLAPPADQMLWANTILGVLGPRERIHEWAQQQGLRVLPKTRNFGAMFNPTRAGIAEAVVPPNSRFIGQRVGELRLRKRFGISVLAVNRGEKIWRDEIRGRLLRQGDTLVFHGAWRDLAHAAEDHDFVVVTDYPKEEERPHRLNHAIVFFTLSMVLALLSDLPLPVALLAGAVGMLLTGVLNMDEAYRAINWKTIFIMASLIPLGWAMDSTGAAAWIAQEILHVLGGVPAWALQLALVVLTSLFAMVMSQVGATVVMVPMAINIALAANANPAPFALLVTLAASNNFVSASNPVISLVASPASYRQQDLIRAGVPLSAIFAVVALIMVNLIY; from the coding sequence ATGCTCAGCGGCCTGACCCTCTCTGGTGAAATGCTGCTCGTGCTCGGACTGACCACGTTCACGCTGGTCATGTTCACGCTGGAGTGGGTGCGTGCCGACGTGGTGGCGCTGCTGGTGCTGGTCGCACTCGGCGTCACCGGCATCGTGCCGGCCGACCAGTTGTTCGACGGCTTCGCCGGCAACGCCGTGATCGCGATCATGGCGACGATGATCCTGGGCGCCGGCCTCGACCGCACCGGCGTGCTCAACACCGCCGCCTCGCACATCCTACGTCTGTCGAACGGCGATGAACGACGCCTGCTGCTGGTGCTCTGCGGCGTCACCGGACTGATTTCGGCGGTGATGCAGAATCCGGCCGTCACGGCCCTGTTCCTGCCGGTGGTGGCACGCATCAGTTCGCGCACCGGCCTGCCGCTGTCGCGCCTGCTGCTGCCGATGGCTTGCTGCATCATCCTCGGCGGCACCATTACCATGGTCGGCAACTCGCCGCAGATCCTGCTCAACGATCTGGTGCTGTCGGTGAACCGCAACCTGCCCTCCGGCGCCGACACCATCGAGCCGTTCTCGATGTTCAGCATTGCGCCGATCGGCATGGCGCTGCTGCTGTCCGGGCTCGCCTATTTCCACTGGCTCTGGCCGAAGCTGATGCCGAGCCGCGACGACGAACGCCAGGTGGTGACGCCCGGCGCGACCGCCAGCTATTTCGAGAGCACCTATGGCATCGAAGGCGAAGTCGTCGAGTTGATGGTGCCGGCGGAAAGCGCCCTGATCGGCCTGTCGATCGCGGAAGTGGAGGCCCTGCCCGACACGCCGCTGATCCTCGCGATCAAGGTGGGCGAGGAGGCTCGCCTCGCGCCACCGGCCGACCAGATGCTATGGGCAAACACCATTCTCGGCGTGCTCGGGCCGCGTGAACGCATTCATGAATGGGCGCAACAACAAGGCTTGCGCGTGCTGCCGAAGACACGCAACTTCGGCGCCATGTTCAATCCGACCCGCGCCGGCATCGCCGAAGCAGTGGTGCCGCCGAACTCGCGATTCATCGGCCAGCGCGTCGGTGAACTGCGCCTGCGCAAGCGCTTCGGCATTTCGGTGCTGGCCGTCAACCGCGGCGAAAAGATCTGGCGCGACGAAATCCGCGGACGCCTGCTGCGTCAGGGCGACACACTGGTCTTCCATGGTGCCTGGCGCGATCTCGCGCATGCCGCGGAAGACCATGATTTCGTCGTCGTCACGGACTATCCGAAGGAAGAGGAGCGTCCTCATCGACTCAATCACGCCATCGTGTTCTTCACGCTGTCGATGGTGCTGGCCCTGCTCTCCGACCTGCCCTTGCCGGTAGCACTGCTCGCCGGCGCGGTCGGCATGCTGCTGACCGGTGTGCTGAACATGGACGAGGCCTACCGGGCGATCAACTGGAAGACCATCTTCATCATGGCCTCGCTGATTCCGCTGGGCTGGGCGATGGATTCGACCGGCGCGGCGGCATGGATCGCGCAGGAGATCCTGCATGTGCTTGGCGGCGTGCCGGCCTGGGCGCTGCAATTGGCGCTGGTCGTGCTGACCAGCCTGTTCGCGATGGTGATGTCGCAAGTCGGCGCCACCGTGGTGATGGTGCCGATGGCGATCAACATCGCGTTGGCGGCAAATGCGAATCCGGCGCCGTTCGCGCTGCTGGTGACGCTCGCGGCCTCGAACAATTTCGTCAGCGCCTCGAACCCGGTGATCTCGCTGGTGGCGAGTCCGGCCAGCTACCGCCAGCAGGATCTGATCCGCGCCGGCGTGCCTTTGAGCGCGATCTTCGCCGTCGTCGCGCTGATCATGGTCAACCTGATCTACTGA
- the trmB gene encoding tRNA (guanosine(46)-N7)-methyltransferase TrmB, which produces MADSTRTPPRREIKSFVKRIGRITAGQKLALETQWPRYGLDYTGRPRDLAATFGNDRPVVLEIGFGNGEALFAAAKADPARNYIGIEVHEPGVGRLLRDADAAGLVNLRVSKHDAVEVLRHEIAADSLAEVRLYFPDPWHKKRHHKRRIVQPDFVEMIASRLAPGGLFHLATDWEAYAEHMFDVLDASPSFRNELGSRQSAPRPDWRIETHFQKRGERLGHGVWDLLYRKR; this is translated from the coding sequence ATGGCGGATTCGACCCGGACGCCGCCGCGGCGCGAGATCAAGAGTTTCGTCAAGCGCATCGGCCGCATCACCGCAGGCCAGAAGCTGGCACTCGAGACCCAATGGCCACGCTACGGCCTCGATTACACCGGCAGGCCGCGCGATCTCGCAGCGACCTTCGGCAACGACCGTCCGGTCGTGCTCGAAATCGGCTTCGGCAACGGCGAAGCCCTGTTCGCCGCCGCCAAAGCCGACCCGGCGCGCAACTACATCGGCATCGAAGTGCATGAACCCGGCGTCGGACGATTGCTGCGTGATGCCGATGCCGCGGGGCTCGTGAACCTGCGCGTGTCCAAGCACGATGCCGTCGAGGTGCTGCGCCACGAAATCGCCGCGGACAGCCTCGCCGAAGTGCGCCTGTATTTCCCCGATCCCTGGCACAAGAAACGCCACCACAAGCGCCGCATCGTGCAACCGGATTTCGTCGAGATGATCGCCTCGCGCCTCGCGCCCGGCGGCCTGTTTCACCTCGCCACCGATTGGGAAGCCTATGCCGAGCACATGTTCGATGTGCTCGACGCCAGCCCCTCCTTCCGCAATGAACTCGGCTCGCGCCAGAGTGCGCCGCGCCCGGATTGGCGCATCGAGACCCACTTCCAGAAGCGCGGCGAACGCCTCGGCCACGGGGTCTGGGATCTGCTGTACCGCAAGCGCTGA
- a CDS encoding ABC transporter permease, with protein sequence MNWQRLLAIIIKELKQLRRDRLTAAMILGIPTIQLLLFGFAINMDVRHLAAAVVDEAGTRASRQIIETLAHSQVADVRAVLPEAGAADAMMRAGEISMILIIPRDLERRLATRDREALQLIVDASDPTIQAAARQLVVMPLPGVAAPRTAPVAVLNRYNPERRSAINTVPGLIGVILTMTMTLFTAVAIVRERERGNIEMLIATPVSSVELILGKVLPFVLIGILQVTVVLSLGVLIFGVPIRGELWAIYVSALTYIFAALSLGVFLSTFASTQFQAMQMAFFTFLPQILLSGFMFPFAGMPRAAQWIAEILPLTHFIRLIRGIMLRAAELPELQREIWILLGFTMIMLSLATLRFRKRLD encoded by the coding sequence ATGAACTGGCAACGTTTGCTCGCCATCATCATCAAGGAGCTCAAGCAGTTGCGCCGCGACCGCCTGACCGCGGCGATGATCCTCGGCATCCCGACCATCCAGCTGTTGCTGTTCGGTTTCGCGATCAACATGGACGTGCGCCATCTGGCGGCGGCCGTCGTCGATGAAGCCGGTACCCGCGCCAGTCGCCAGATCATCGAAACACTGGCGCACAGCCAGGTCGCCGATGTGCGGGCCGTGCTGCCGGAGGCGGGTGCCGCCGATGCGATGATGCGCGCCGGTGAAATCAGCATGATCCTGATCATTCCGCGGGATCTCGAACGCCGCCTCGCCACGCGCGACCGTGAAGCACTGCAGCTGATCGTGGATGCCAGCGACCCGACGATCCAGGCGGCGGCCAGGCAGCTCGTCGTGATGCCGCTGCCTGGCGTTGCTGCACCGCGCACGGCACCGGTGGCCGTGCTGAATCGCTACAACCCGGAACGACGCTCGGCGATCAACACCGTGCCGGGCTTGATCGGCGTGATCCTGACCATGACCATGACCCTGTTCACCGCGGTCGCCATCGTCCGTGAACGCGAGCGCGGCAACATCGAGATGCTGATCGCGACGCCGGTGAGCAGCGTCGAGCTGATCCTCGGCAAGGTGCTCCCGTTCGTGCTGATCGGCATCCTGCAGGTGACGGTCGTGCTGAGTCTCGGCGTGCTCATCTTCGGCGTGCCGATCCGCGGCGAACTCTGGGCGATCTATGTGTCGGCCCTCACCTACATCTTCGCGGCACTCAGTCTCGGCGTATTCCTGTCGACCTTCGCGAGTACGCAGTTCCAGGCCATGCAGATGGCCTTCTTCACGTTCCTGCCGCAGATCCTGCTGTCCGGCTTCATGTTCCCGTTCGCGGGCATGCCCAGGGCCGCGCAATGGATCGCCGAAATCCTGCCACTGACCCATTTCATCCGCTTGATCCGCGGCATCATGCTGCGCGCCGCCGAACTGCCCGAATTGCAGCGCGAGATCTGGATCCTGCTCGGCTTCACGATGATCATGCTCTCGCTGGCCACGCTGCGCTTCCGCAAGCGGTTGGATTGA
- a CDS encoding ABC transporter ATP-binding protein has translation MHARGLTRRFGTLTAVDHVDLTIPRGAVYGFLGPNGSGKSTTIRMLCGLLTPSAGEIDVLGLSIPREAEALKRRIGYMTQKFSLYEDLSVIENLRFLAAVHGLSRERREDRIGLALRRYHLRDRTTQLAGTLSGGQKQRLALAGATLHAPELLLLDEPTSQVDPQSRREFWESLFDLADDGTTLLVSTHYMDEAERCHRLAILDEGRLVADDTPAALIANLPSRVLRAITAHPRTVQRALVDLPGVEGVAQLGTTLRVLVRRDLPESQLIDALRPTDATIRFEPLGANLEDVFVAATRNKVTPR, from the coding sequence ATCCATGCGCGCGGCCTGACGCGACGCTTCGGTACGCTGACCGCGGTCGACCATGTCGACCTGACCATTCCGCGCGGAGCGGTCTATGGTTTCCTCGGCCCGAATGGTTCGGGCAAGTCGACGACGATACGCATGCTCTGCGGCCTGCTGACGCCCAGCGCCGGCGAGATCGACGTACTCGGGCTCTCGATTCCTCGCGAAGCCGAAGCCTTGAAACGCCGCATCGGCTACATGACCCAGAAGTTCTCGCTGTACGAGGACCTGAGCGTGATCGAGAACCTGCGCTTTCTCGCCGCGGTGCACGGCCTGTCGCGTGAGCGAAGGGAGGATCGCATCGGACTGGCGTTGCGTCGCTATCACCTGCGCGACCGCACCACGCAACTGGCCGGCACCCTCAGCGGTGGCCAGAAGCAGCGCCTTGCCCTCGCTGGCGCGACCCTGCACGCACCGGAGTTGCTGCTGCTGGATGAGCCCACCAGTCAGGTCGATCCGCAGTCGCGGCGCGAATTCTGGGAGTCGCTGTTCGATCTCGCCGACGACGGCACCACCCTGCTCGTCTCGACCCACTACATGGACGAAGCCGAACGCTGCCATCGCCTCGCGATCCTCGACGAGGGCCGCCTGGTCGCCGACGACACGCCCGCGGCCCTGATCGCGAACCTGCCGAGTCGCGTACTCCGTGCGATCACCGCCCATCCGCGCACGGTGCAGCGCGCCCTGGTCGATCTTCCCGGCGTCGAGGGCGTGGCCCAACTCGGTACGACCCTGCGCGTGCTGGTCCGCCGCGACCTGCCGGAATCGCAATTGATCGATGCGCTGCGACCGACCGATGCCACGATCCGCTTCGAGCCGCTCGGCGCCAATCTCGAAGATGTCTTCGTCGCCGCCACCCGCAACAAGGTGACGCCGCGATGA